One Alkaliphilus sp. B6464 genomic window carries:
- a CDS encoding nucleoid-associated protein — MRETNSIILHHVIIHVLDKTMDVPLFTDYEQEITEEIHELLERHIVRSLKDDDNRIAKFISGPNIVRDNCDAMLYGEECFIESSKTIAQHLFNAMKSHGNISSCDLVVCIYSVDNIKYIALLKMDYRKSYIHDVEYIGDKFKVSIIPQEIGLPGAGQRLQKCAFIKLYEANEEYDLVVLDKQQSADQDHEVANFFVKDFLNSNILVDSKDKTKMFKNITEKWVRSQLRQDIEQATKVRETLSNNLKKEEEINIRGFVEDAMDGNEEIQNDYIDHLNSNGFQITSFEVNKPWVEKKLKKKSIKTDTGFDIKNDRDCFDDNLKFHVKRNGDGTVDIIIKNVTFFVEK, encoded by the coding sequence ATGAGAGAGACAAACAGTATTATTCTACATCATGTTATTATACATGTATTAGACAAAACAATGGATGTACCTTTATTTACGGATTATGAACAGGAAATTACAGAGGAGATTCATGAACTTCTAGAAAGGCATATTGTACGTTCTTTAAAGGATGATGATAATAGAATAGCTAAGTTTATAAGCGGTCCTAATATTGTAAGAGATAACTGTGATGCTATGCTATATGGAGAAGAATGTTTTATTGAGAGCTCTAAAACAATCGCTCAGCATTTATTTAATGCAATGAAAAGTCATGGGAATATATCGTCCTGTGATTTAGTTGTATGTATTTATTCTGTAGATAATATAAAATATATTGCCTTGTTAAAAATGGATTATAGAAAGTCATATATACATGATGTTGAATATATAGGAGATAAGTTTAAGGTATCTATTATTCCGCAAGAAATAGGCCTTCCTGGTGCAGGTCAAAGATTACAAAAATGTGCATTTATTAAACTATATGAGGCCAACGAAGAATATGACTTAGTAGTGCTAGATAAACAACAGTCTGCAGACCAGGATCATGAAGTAGCGAACTTCTTTGTAAAGGATTTTTTAAATAGTAATATACTAGTAGATAGTAAAGACAAAACAAAGATGTTTAAAAACATTACAGAAAAATGGGTAAGAAGTCAATTAAGACAGGACATAGAGCAGGCTACAAAAGTAAGGGAGACTTTGTCTAATAATCTAAAAAAAGAAGAAGAAATAAATATTAGAGGCTTTGTAGAAGATGCTATGGATGGTAACGAGGAAATACAAAATGATTATATAGATCATCTAAATAGTAATGGTTTTCAAATAACTAGCTTTGAGGTTAATAAGCCTTGGGTAGAAAAAAAGCTTAAGAAAAAATCAATTAAAACTGATACAGGATTCGATATTAAAAATGATCGTGATTGTTTTGATGATAATTTAAAGTTTCATGTTAAAAGAAATGGTGATGGTACTGTTGATATTATAATAAAAAATGTAACATTCTTTGTAGAGAAGTAA
- a CDS encoding MATE family efflux transporter gives MENTCTREQYSKNDRKILRSRVIEIAWPAVTELVLVSLFGAIDMMMAGQIGSIGTTAITAIGLTNQPIFLAMAVFQALNIGGTALVSRFIGAKKESEANNTTMQLLYITFFLSFFVVIPAVMFAKQIYIFMGADKEVIDIGLMYFKIVLYGIFPQNFALAIAAVLRGAGDTKTPMMINIFSNLLNVFGNYVLIFGHLGFPELGVTGAGVSTLISRIISMIMLGWILFNGKSKIKLNFKNKHKLDLTTIKRLMRIGFPSALEQFFLRTGNLFFVRVVATLGTVIYAAHQVSLSILSMSFTSGMAFGMAASTLIGQSLGAEDKELAEEYGKEVRFLGSIVATAIGVIFFIFGPRIVALYSNDPEVIKRASFVLKMIAIIQPFQSSQLIYAGGLRGAGDTRWPLISTLAGIWFVRVTLAYLFINGLGYGLIGAWLAICIDQIIRYFILLWRFRLGKWKHITV, from the coding sequence GTGGAAAATACATGCACGAGGGAGCAATACTCCAAAAATGATAGAAAGATATTAAGAAGTAGGGTTATTGAAATTGCTTGGCCGGCTGTTACTGAGTTAGTGTTAGTGTCACTTTTTGGTGCTATTGATATGATGATGGCTGGGCAGATAGGATCAATTGGAACAACTGCTATTACGGCCATTGGATTAACTAATCAACCTATATTTTTAGCTATGGCAGTATTCCAAGCTTTAAATATCGGGGGTACAGCTTTAGTTTCTAGGTTTATAGGTGCTAAAAAAGAATCTGAAGCAAATAATACAACTATGCAATTGTTATATATAACCTTTTTTCTTTCTTTTTTTGTAGTTATACCTGCAGTAATGTTTGCTAAACAAATATATATATTTATGGGTGCAGATAAAGAAGTAATAGATATCGGGCTAATGTACTTTAAAATAGTTTTGTATGGTATTTTTCCTCAAAACTTTGCTTTGGCTATTGCTGCTGTTTTAAGGGGCGCTGGAGACACAAAAACTCCTATGATGATAAATATTTTTTCTAACTTACTTAATGTATTTGGAAACTATGTTTTAATATTTGGACATTTGGGTTTTCCAGAGCTAGGTGTTACGGGTGCAGGAGTTTCAACTCTTATCTCTAGAATTATATCTATGATAATGTTAGGATGGATACTTTTTAATGGAAAAAGCAAAATAAAGTTAAATTTTAAAAATAAACATAAACTAGATTTAACTACGATAAAAAGGCTGATGAGAATCGGATTTCCTTCTGCTCTAGAACAGTTTTTCTTAAGAACAGGTAACTTATTTTTCGTTAGAGTGGTTGCCACTTTAGGGACAGTAATTTATGCTGCTCATCAAGTTTCACTCAGTATTTTATCCATGTCTTTTACCTCAGGTATGGCATTTGGTATGGCGGCATCAACATTAATAGGACAAAGTTTAGGGGCAGAAGATAAGGAGCTAGCAGAGGAATATGGTAAGGAAGTAAGATTTCTAGGTTCAATTGTTGCTACCGCCATAGGTGTTATATTTTTCATATTTGGACCTCGAATAGTAGCTCTTTACAGCAATGATCCTGAAGTTATAAAGAGAGCTTCTTTTGTTTTAAAAATGATTGCTATTATTCAACCATTTCAGTCATCGCAATTAATCTATGCTGGTGGATTGAGGGGAGCAGGAGATACGAGATGGCCTCTGATTTCAACTCTTGCAGGTATATGGTTTGTTCGAGTTACACTAGCCTATCTGTTTATTAATGGTTTAGGATATGGATTAATTGGTGCTTGGTTAGCTATTTGTATCGATCAGATTATTAGATATTTTATTCTTTTATGGAGATTTAGACTTGGTAAGTGGAAACATATAACCGTATAA
- a CDS encoding RluA family pseudouridine synthase encodes MILESKQKEDIIIYDAEYEDDGKELKQVLKGRLDFSSRLLSKLKRSKNVFINGEYNKYHETVKDGDEIKIVMDEESNHFIPQDIPFEVAYEDVDLILVNKQPGIVTHPTKSHPDNTIANAASWYLRNKGVNCKIRFVNRLDMDTSGLLVIAKNAYSHHVLSQQMQEDKIEKKYIAFVWGVIKEDKGRIEAPIHRTSADSIKRIVDENGQDSITEFKVLERYKNATMLEVKLLTGRTHQIRVHMEHIGHALIGDTLYGKDDGELIGRQALHAKYLYFLQPRYRKEVEVEASLPEDLIELRSKLQNM; translated from the coding sequence ATGATATTAGAAAGTAAGCAAAAAGAAGACATAATTATATATGATGCTGAGTATGAGGATGATGGAAAGGAATTAAAGCAGGTTCTTAAAGGAAGATTAGATTTTTCAAGTAGATTATTATCGAAATTAAAACGAAGTAAAAATGTTTTTATTAACGGAGAATATAACAAGTACCATGAAACAGTGAAAGATGGAGATGAAATTAAGATTGTTATGGATGAAGAGTCGAATCATTTTATTCCTCAAGATATTCCCTTTGAAGTTGCTTATGAGGATGTTGATTTAATATTAGTAAATAAACAACCTGGCATAGTAACTCATCCAACAAAAAGTCATCCAGATAACACGATTGCTAATGCAGCATCATGGTATTTAAGGAATAAAGGTGTTAATTGTAAAATCAGGTTTGTGAATAGATTGGATATGGATACTTCAGGCCTATTAGTTATTGCTAAAAATGCATATTCCCATCATGTTCTTTCTCAACAGATGCAAGAAGACAAGATTGAAAAAAAATATATTGCATTTGTTTGGGGGGTAATTAAGGAGGATAAGGGTAGAATTGAAGCTCCAATTCATAGAACTTCTGCAGATTCTATAAAAAGGATTGTAGATGAAAATGGACAGGATTCTATTACGGAATTTAAAGTATTAGAAAGATATAAAAATGCAACTATGCTTGAAGTAAAATTATTAACAGGTAGAACCCATCAAATACGTGTGCATATGGAGCATATTGGGCATGCCCTAATAGGAGATACTCTTTATGGTAAAGATGATGGAGAGTTGATAGGGCGTCAAGCCTTGCATGCTAAATATTTATATTTTCTGCAGCCAAGGTATAGAAAGGAAGTAGAAGTAGAAGCCAGCTTACCAGAGGATCTAATAGAGCTTAGAAGCAAGCTTCAAAATATGTAA
- a CDS encoding NAD(+)/NADH kinase, which yields MESTKIINIVHNNEKLSVDTAYNLKNKLISLGYTVSNIFNDAVQLIICIGGDGTFLRALRNHNFPSTPIIGINTGHLGFFTEITPKEIDSFLLKYMSKDYTIQEFIPIKANISTRENCIDVIGINEIVIKSNKSSTIHLDIYVNNNLIQRFSGDGILISTSTGSTAYNYSAGGSIVDPSLNVLQITPLAPINTNVYRSFTSSIILPSDAIIKVNPEYRFEDSLVIVSDGLEHRYNSIMQVDISLSEYKINMVRLESYEFWSRVTSKFL from the coding sequence ATGGAGTCTACTAAAATCATCAATATTGTGCACAATAATGAAAAGTTATCTGTAGATACAGCATATAATTTAAAAAATAAATTAATTTCTTTAGGATATACAGTAAGTAATATTTTTAATGATGCAGTCCAATTAATTATCTGTATAGGCGGTGATGGTACTTTTTTGAGAGCTTTAAGAAACCACAACTTCCCAAGTACCCCTATTATAGGTATAAATACAGGACATCTTGGATTTTTTACAGAAATAACTCCTAAAGAAATCGATAGTTTTCTTTTAAAATATATGTCTAAAGACTACACTATTCAAGAATTTATACCGATTAAAGCTAATATCTCTACTAGAGAAAATTGCATAGATGTAATCGGCATTAATGAAATTGTTATTAAAAGTAATAAATCAAGTACAATTCACTTAGACATTTATGTTAATAATAATTTAATACAAAGATTCAGTGGAGATGGAATACTTATATCAACCTCTACTGGAAGTACAGCTTATAACTACTCAGCTGGCGGAAGTATAGTAGACCCTAGTTTAAATGTCCTACAAATTACACCGTTAGCCCCTATAAACACAAATGTCTACCGTTCTTTTACATCTAGTATTATTTTGCCGTCAGATGCAATAATTAAGGTAAATCCTGAATATCGTTTTGAAGACTCTTTAGTTATTGTTAGCGACGGTTTAGAACATAGATATAATAGTATTATGCAGGTAGATATAAGTTTATCCGAGTATAAAATAAATATGGTCAGGCTAGAAAGCTATGAGTTTTGGAGCAGGGTTACAAGTAAATTTTTATAG
- a CDS encoding TorD/DmsD family molecular chaperone — MTLGERSKIFGIFMLTFQYPDKEFIEHLQNGNLYFTIRGYLEDVFANNINEGLLEELDDLLKEYSSTNTENLFSDLKTEYHRLFIGYKKLLAPPYASVYWDSTGKLMQEPAILLKRLYKEWGFEVSKDYKDLPDHISLQLEFLYQLGEIMNKDSESTLYDVQKRVIGDIILKWIYKFAENINNYQSLKFYGLMIKILVNVLEQY, encoded by the coding sequence ATGACACTCGGAGAAAGAAGTAAAATATTTGGTATTTTTATGTTGACTTTCCAATATCCAGATAAAGAATTTATTGAGCATTTACAAAACGGAAATCTTTATTTTACGATTCGAGGCTACTTAGAAGATGTTTTTGCTAATAATATTAATGAAGGACTATTGGAAGAGCTAGATGATTTGTTAAAAGAATACTCATCAACAAATACAGAAAATTTATTTTCTGATTTAAAAACCGAGTATCATAGATTGTTTATAGGATACAAAAAACTTTTAGCTCCTCCTTATGCATCTGTGTATTGGGATAGTACAGGTAAGTTAATGCAAGAACCTGCCATTCTACTAAAAAGACTTTATAAAGAATGGGGATTTGAAGTTTCTAAGGATTATAAAGACTTACCAGATCATATTTCTTTGCAGCTTGAATTTTTATATCAACTTGGGGAAATAATGAATAAAGACAGCGAATCTACTCTTTATGATGTGCAGAAAAGAGTAATAGGTGATATAATTTTGAAATGGATTTATAAATTTGCTGAAAATATTAATAACTATCAAAGTCTAAAATTTTATGGTTTGATGATAAAAATTTTAGTGAATGTTTTAGAGCAATATTAA
- a CDS encoding molybdopterin-containing oxidoreductase family protein, giving the protein MNLMKLWEKHISRRSFLKASGVATGTMLFLSGCNQSKGDDVEADSITNVETASAKTENVTVVPTACYMCAIYCGAKAVVGDEGRVLRIEPNKKDLTSGGGLCPKGNSGVQLLYDADRLKYPMKKTGPYQWEKISWDEAFDTIYEKLTDIKEKYGPETLILMNRRGHYASLLKGFASNYGTPNGPFGSGSICEGGKRVGNKLVLDNTSALADYKNSKYIILMGANQMEAPRYRLAFPKEIIEAKRNGAKLVVVDPRFAYSSAKADEYLPITPGTDAALLMGMAHVIIKENIYDKEFVENYGQGFDVYKKEVLKDKYKPENVEKITGIAAETIIRIAREFATAESAVVDSSSGLYMWSNAVQNQQALQSLNALVGSICKKGGMVYPRGGKTNSIEFTNNVTEKKYYAQAGYPSYKGNPHDGNRNIFPAAILTPEAVPAGPLSNAKTASVNNGNGIKAAIIYNTEPVGAQMNGKLTKEAMEKLEFGIVIDLYLTQTAEALPVGGIVLPECTYLERTIVNKPTSFVPYLNINQKVVEPQWESKSGHWIFVKLGKRFGYEDFMAMDENDEVGAARDSIAGVEQADGSFADWDELIREGVWIGKDTEPKYGNYDKLKDGKFQFALVGELDEVQELYLKAGGGITAEYVEPKNRPSKEYPLYFMAGGKVIWHTQTSTRNIPYLMQCFDKNAIVKDTNYLIISPADAEERGIKSGDRVLVRSKTNEVEVETLVSERVPKGYTHMTHGFGHDAPTLTLANNNGANSSLLVDEKRMDLANCLTAKEETCQVYKI; this is encoded by the coding sequence ATGAATTTAATGAAATTATGGGAAAAACATATTAGTCGTAGAAGTTTTTTAAAAGCATCTGGAGTTGCTACAGGAACAATGCTGTTTTTAAGTGGATGTAATCAATCCAAGGGTGATGATGTAGAAGCTGACAGTATTACAAATGTTGAAACTGCATCAGCAAAAACAGAAAATGTAACAGTAGTACCTACTGCTTGTTATATGTGTGCTATTTATTGTGGTGCGAAGGCAGTTGTAGGTGATGAAGGTAGGGTTCTTAGGATAGAGCCTAACAAGAAAGATCTGACTAGTGGAGGTGGATTGTGTCCTAAAGGAAATTCTGGGGTTCAATTATTGTATGATGCTGATAGATTAAAATACCCAATGAAAAAAACAGGTCCATATCAATGGGAGAAAATATCCTGGGATGAAGCTTTTGATACTATTTATGAAAAACTTACAGATATTAAAGAAAAATATGGTCCAGAGACATTGATTTTAATGAACCGTAGAGGACATTATGCATCTTTATTAAAAGGTTTTGCATCAAACTATGGAACACCTAACGGACCTTTTGGGAGTGGTAGTATTTGTGAAGGTGGTAAGAGGGTAGGAAATAAGTTAGTATTAGACAATACATCTGCTTTAGCGGATTATAAAAACTCTAAATATATTATTTTAATGGGTGCTAACCAAATGGAAGCTCCAAGATATAGATTGGCATTTCCAAAGGAGATTATTGAAGCAAAGAGAAATGGTGCAAAGCTTGTAGTAGTCGATCCCCGATTTGCCTATTCTTCTGCAAAGGCAGACGAGTACTTACCAATTACTCCAGGTACAGATGCTGCATTACTAATGGGAATGGCCCATGTTATTATTAAGGAAAATATCTATGATAAAGAATTTGTTGAAAACTATGGACAGGGTTTTGATGTTTACAAAAAAGAGGTATTAAAGGATAAATATAAGCCTGAAAATGTAGAGAAAATTACAGGTATTGCGGCAGAAACAATTATTCGGATTGCTAGAGAGTTTGCAACTGCAGAGTCAGCTGTTGTTGATTCTTCCAGCGGACTTTATATGTGGTCAAATGCTGTTCAAAATCAACAAGCATTGCAGTCATTGAATGCGCTAGTGGGAAGTATTTGCAAAAAAGGTGGAATGGTTTACCCTAGGGGTGGAAAGACAAATAGCATCGAATTTACTAATAATGTTACAGAAAAAAAATATTATGCTCAGGCTGGGTATCCATCCTACAAGGGTAACCCACATGATGGAAATAGAAATATTTTTCCGGCTGCTATACTAACGCCAGAGGCTGTACCGGCAGGCCCATTATCTAATGCTAAAACAGCTTCGGTTAATAATGGAAATGGAATTAAGGCTGCAATTATTTATAATACAGAACCTGTAGGAGCTCAGATGAATGGGAAATTAACAAAGGAAGCTATGGAAAAGCTTGAGTTTGGTATTGTAATAGATTTATACTTAACGCAAACTGCGGAAGCTTTACCAGTAGGAGGTATTGTATTACCGGAATGTACTTATTTAGAAAGAACGATAGTAAATAAGCCAACATCATTTGTACCTTATTTAAATATTAATCAAAAAGTTGTGGAACCACAATGGGAAAGTAAATCTGGACATTGGATATTTGTTAAATTAGGAAAACGATTTGGATATGAAGATTTCATGGCAATGGATGAAAATGATGAGGTAGGAGCAGCTAGAGATTCTATAGCGGGAGTTGAACAGGCCGATGGATCTTTTGCAGACTGGGATGAGCTAATTCGTGAAGGTGTTTGGATTGGAAAAGATACTGAGCCTAAATATGGAAATTATGACAAGCTTAAAGATGGGAAGTTCCAGTTTGCGCTAGTAGGAGAATTAGATGAAGTACAGGAGCTTTACTTAAAAGCAGGTGGTGGTATCACAGCTGAATATGTGGAACCTAAAAATAGACCTAGCAAAGAGTATCCTCTTTACTTTATGGCAGGGGGCAAGGTAATTTGGCATACACAAACATCTACTAGAAATATTCCATATTTAATGCAGTGCTTTGATAAAAATGCAATTGTAAAGGATACAAACTATTTAATAATTAGTCCCGCAGATGCAGAAGAACGTGGAATTAAGTCCGGTGATAGAGTGTTGGTAAGGTCAAAAACTAATGAAGTGGAAGTAGAGACATTAGTATCAGAACGTGTACCTAAAGGATATACCCATATGACTCATGGTTTCGGTCATGATGCTCCAACCTTAACTTTGGCAAATAATAATGGAGCAAACTCCTCTTTATTGGTTGACGAAAAACGTATGGACTTGGCTAATTGCTTAACAGCAAAAGAAGAAACTTGTCAAGTTTATAAAATTTAG
- a CDS encoding 4Fe-4S dicluster domain-containing protein, translated as MSKYAMVFDKEKCIGCNACVVACQQGYQLPPDNKLNWVLVNQKGKFPNVIMEFVPALCAHCEDPICVKACPVEGATYKTKEGFVLVDEAKCIGCGACVNACPYGARSINAESNKVVKCSFCASRVSNGEAPLCVNTCITNARIFGDIDDPNSEVSKLMKEKQPKQLGDPENINPQVFYL; from the coding sequence ATGTCTAAGTATGCAATGGTATTTGATAAGGAGAAATGTATAGGCTGTAACGCATGTGTTGTAGCTTGTCAACAGGGTTATCAGTTACCACCAGATAATAAGTTGAATTGGGTACTGGTTAATCAAAAAGGTAAATTTCCAAATGTTATAATGGAGTTTGTACCTGCTCTATGTGCCCACTGTGAAGATCCTATTTGTGTTAAAGCTTGTCCAGTAGAAGGTGCCACTTACAAAACTAAGGAAGGCTTTGTTTTAGTAGATGAAGCAAAATGTATTGGCTGTGGTGCGTGTGTTAACGCTTGTCCTTATGGTGCTAGATCAATTAACGCAGAGAGTAACAAAGTAGTAAAATGTTCATTCTGCGCGTCTCGAGTTTCTAATGGTGAGGCTCCTCTATGTGTTAACACTTGTATTACTAATGCTAGAATTTTTGGAGACATAGATGATCCTAATAGTGAAGTATCTAAGTTAATGAAGGAAAAGCAACCTAAACAGTTAGGAGATCCTGAAAATATAAATCCTCAAGTTTTTTATTTATAG
- the pepF gene encoding oligoendopeptidase F produces MGEEKNNKGTKVLERVEISEEFKWSIENMYQDESHWENDYNRVKELIEEFSQYQGKLNSSKGLLNALNLYEILYEKALKVYTYAKMKRDEDNTNTKYQGLTDKAQGLYIKMESAVAFFVPEILQISEEEINQYYSEKDELKKYQHYLSEILRNKEHVLSIEEEQIIAQAGEIAHASQDIFTMLNNADMKFPTILDENGEEVEVTHGNFIQLLESSDRRVRKDVFAALYNTYNSFKNTLATTFSSNLKKDYFFAKVKKHKSSIDAALFDNNIPIGVYDKLIDTIHENLHLMHRYVNLRRKMLGVDELHMYDLYTPMIKDVEMSVSYEKAKELIMKGLEPLGKEYVNILKSGFENRWVDVYENTGKTSGAYSWGTYDSYPFILMSYKDNVDSMFTLAHEMGHSIHSYYTAQSQPFIYSDYKIFVAEVASTVNEALVMDYMLKNTKDLNEKMYLLNYYLEQFRTTVYRQTMFAEFEKITHNKIQIGEALTVDDLNKIYHDLNVKYYGPDIVVDSHIDIEWARIPHFYNSFYVYQYATGYSAAIAFSKQILEEGEIAANRYIDFLKSGSSDYSINVLKKAGVDMTSSEPIKSALKVFEGLLDEMEDIILSKKN; encoded by the coding sequence ATGGGAGAAGAAAAAAATAATAAAGGTACAAAAGTATTAGAAAGAGTAGAAATTAGTGAAGAGTTTAAGTGGTCTATTGAAAATATGTATCAAGATGAAAGTCATTGGGAAAATGATTATAACAGAGTAAAAGAACTTATTGAAGAGTTCAGCCAGTACCAAGGAAAACTTAATAGTAGCAAAGGACTTTTAAATGCATTAAATCTTTATGAAATACTATATGAAAAAGCATTGAAGGTCTATACATATGCAAAGATGAAAAGGGATGAAGATAATACAAATACTAAATACCAAGGATTAACTGATAAGGCACAAGGTTTATATATTAAAATGGAAAGCGCTGTTGCTTTCTTTGTACCAGAAATTTTACAAATTTCTGAAGAGGAAATAAATCAATATTATAGTGAAAAAGATGAACTAAAGAAATATCAGCATTATTTAAGTGAAATACTAAGGAATAAAGAACATGTACTTTCGATAGAAGAGGAGCAAATTATTGCGCAGGCAGGAGAAATAGCTCATGCTTCCCAAGATATATTTACTATGTTAAACAATGCTGATATGAAGTTCCCTACAATATTAGATGAAAACGGTGAAGAAGTAGAAGTAACTCATGGAAATTTTATACAACTATTAGAAAGTTCTGACAGAAGAGTAAGAAAAGATGTTTTTGCTGCTCTGTATAATACATATAATAGCTTCAAAAATACATTAGCAACCACATTTTCTTCAAACTTAAAGAAGGATTACTTCTTTGCAAAGGTGAAAAAACATAAAAGTTCAATAGATGCAGCCTTATTTGATAATAATATACCTATAGGTGTATATGATAAATTAATAGATACAATCCATGAAAATCTACACTTAATGCATAGATATGTTAATTTAAGAAGGAAAATGTTAGGTGTGGATGAACTACATATGTATGATTTATATACTCCTATGATAAAGGATGTTGAAATGTCGGTTAGCTATGAAAAGGCTAAAGAATTGATTATGAAAGGTTTAGAACCTCTTGGTAAAGAATATGTTAATATTTTAAAATCTGGATTCGAAAATAGATGGGTAGATGTTTATGAAAATACAGGAAAAACTAGTGGGGCATACTCTTGGGGAACCTATGATAGCTATCCATTTATTTTGATGAGCTACAAAGACAATGTAGACAGTATGTTTACATTAGCACATGAAATGGGACACTCAATTCACAGCTATTATACTGCTCAAAGTCAACCATTTATTTATAGTGATTATAAAATATTTGTAGCAGAGGTAGCATCTACTGTAAACGAAGCACTTGTTATGGATTATATGTTAAAAAACACTAAAGATTTAAATGAAAAGATGTATTTATTAAATTACTATTTAGAGCAGTTTAGAACAACGGTTTATCGTCAAACCATGTTTGCGGAATTTGAAAAGATTACGCATAATAAGATTCAAATAGGAGAAGCTTTAACAGTAGATGACTTGAATAAAATCTATCATGACTTGAATGTAAAGTACTATGGTCCCGATATTGTGGTTGATAGTCATATTGATATTGAATGGGCTAGAATCCCTCATTTTTACAATAGCTTTTATGTTTATCAGTATGCAACTGGGTATTCTGCAGCTATCGCTTTTTCAAAACAAATATTAGAAGAAGGAGAAATTGCTGCTAATAGATATATAGACTTTTTAAAAAGTGGAAGCTCTGATTATTCAATTAATGTATTAAAGAAGGCGGGAGTGGATATGACCAGCTCTGAGCCGATAAAATCTGCATTAAAAGTATTTGAAGGCTTACTGGATGAGATGGAAGATATTATCTTATCTAAAAAAAATTAA
- a CDS encoding dicarboxylate/amino acid:cation symporter encodes MKKLGLLPRLLIGIILGIIIGTTKIEFLTRLLVTFSGIFGQFLGYIIPLLIIAFVAPGIAELGDKAGKLLGITAGLAYISTIIAGTAAYFVASNVLPMLIPSGANIGSTGIKVEAIFELEIPPIMGVMTALVTAFLLGLGIAAIKGKTMFDFVKEFQNIIEKVIDNIIIPLLPIYIAGIFAEMAFTGEVMQTMAVFGKVFLLVIAVHISYIIIQFLVAGSVAGVSPFAAIKNMLPAYFTAIGTQSSAATIPVTVESTKKNKVSDEIADFAVPLCATIHLAGSTITLTTCSLAVMLLQGTTLEFGQMLPFILMLGVTMIAAPGVPGGAVMAALGLLSSMLGFTEAQLGLMMALYMAQDSFGTAANVTGDGAIAMVVDRIARKK; translated from the coding sequence ATGAAGAAGCTAGGATTGTTACCAAGATTACTGATCGGAATTATATTAGGTATAATTATTGGTACCACTAAAATTGAATTTTTAACTAGACTACTTGTGACATTTAGTGGCATCTTTGGACAGTTTTTAGGTTATATAATTCCACTATTAATTATTGCCTTTGTTGCACCTGGTATTGCGGAGCTAGGGGATAAAGCGGGAAAACTGTTAGGAATTACCGCAGGGTTAGCCTATATATCGACTATCATAGCAGGTACTGCAGCATATTTTGTGGCAAGTAATGTACTACCTATGCTTATTCCAAGTGGTGCTAATATAGGAAGCACAGGTATAAAAGTTGAAGCTATATTTGAACTCGAAATACCGCCTATTATGGGGGTAATGACAGCTTTAGTTACTGCATTTTTACTTGGTCTTGGAATTGCTGCAATTAAAGGCAAAACTATGTTTGACTTTGTAAAAGAATTCCAAAATATTATTGAAAAAGTAATCGATAATATTATCATACCATTGTTACCAATATATATAGCAGGTATATTTGCTGAAATGGCCTTTACAGGTGAAGTAATGCAAACTATGGCTGTATTTGGTAAGGTATTCTTATTAGTAATAGCTGTTCATATTTCATATATTATTATACAGTTTTTAGTAGCTGGATCAGTTGCTGGAGTAAGTCCGTTTGCAGCTATTAAAAATATGCTTCCTGCTTATTTTACAGCTATAGGAACTCAATCTTCAGCTGCTACAATTCCTGTAACTGTTGAGTCAACTAAGAAAAATAAAGTAAGTGATGAGATAGCGGACTTTGCAGTGCCTTTATGTGCTACCATTCACTTAGCAGGTAGTACAATTACACTTACTACTTGTTCTCTTGCTGTAATGCTTTTACAAGGAACAACTTTAGAATTTGGGCAAATGCTTCCATTTATTTTGATGCTAGGAGTAACTATGATAGCGGCTCCTGGAGTACCTGGTGGGGCTGTTATGGCGGCTCTTGGATTACTTTCATCAATGCTTGGTTTTACAGAAGCTCAATTAGGGTTAATGATGGCGCTGTATATGGCTCAAGATAGCTTTGGAACAGCTGCCAACGTAACTGGAGATGGTGCTATCGCTATGGTAGTAGATAGAATAGCTAGAAAAAAATAA